From the genome of Turicibacter faecis, one region includes:
- a CDS encoding VanW family protein: MWKSIAWRMMCRAVLFLHTLFLLLTIGLGCLMTEIVAFAEEGGAMPRFFIDGQEITSIDHEGILSVIENKLDQQSERKLTVLAGDKTFETKLSTFHPQLKRQRELLVDDLLLKFKELESIEWATQLREPIQYDLSLEYKYDQQLIEEWVRLIEKEVYIEKIEPTFDMQGYNQLVLNEGRDGQLILAEELRDSIIETLEKATGDSIEVKANLLTDPREHDVLELRKINAKISSYSTTYLPGIPRAKNVELAASKVSQTILMPGEQFSYAKKVSPVSIENGYVNSTVFFNGRPVPGVGGGICQVSSTLYNAHLLAGITATERRNHSLPVSYVPLGQDATMVDYSVDLKFINMLDYPIYIYAYAAYGSLTVELWSNADALHGIRYEPKTVVYDHGLKADTTLYGYNAEGEVVYEKFLHTSVYKKKSK, translated from the coding sequence ATGTGGAAGTCGATAGCGTGGCGGATGATGTGTAGGGCAGTCCTGTTTCTTCATACGTTGTTTCTTTTATTAACGATAGGATTAGGATGTCTGATGACGGAAATCGTTGCCTTCGCTGAAGAGGGCGGGGCTATGCCACGTTTTTTTATTGATGGGCAAGAAATCACAAGTATCGATCATGAAGGAATTTTGTCAGTGATTGAAAATAAATTAGATCAACAATCAGAGCGAAAGTTAACTGTTTTAGCAGGAGATAAAACGTTTGAGACCAAGCTATCGACGTTTCATCCGCAACTAAAACGCCAGCGTGAGTTATTAGTTGATGATCTTCTTTTAAAGTTCAAAGAGTTAGAATCGATAGAATGGGCGACACAGCTTCGTGAACCGATACAATATGACCTTTCATTAGAATATAAGTATGATCAGCAATTAATTGAAGAATGGGTACGTCTCATTGAAAAAGAGGTGTATATTGAAAAAATTGAACCGACGTTTGACATGCAGGGGTATAATCAATTAGTTCTTAACGAGGGAAGAGATGGGCAATTAATTTTAGCAGAAGAGCTTCGTGATTCAATCATAGAAACATTAGAGAAGGCGACAGGTGATTCAATTGAAGTTAAAGCGAACCTTTTAACGGATCCTCGGGAACACGATGTATTAGAGTTGAGAAAGATTAATGCGAAAATTTCTTCTTACTCAACGACTTATTTACCAGGAATTCCGCGTGCTAAAAATGTAGAACTTGCGGCTTCGAAAGTTAGTCAGACCATTTTGATGCCAGGAGAACAGTTTTCTTATGCTAAGAAAGTCTCTCCGGTAAGTATTGAAAATGGCTATGTTAATTCCACCGTCTTTTTTAATGGTCGACCTGTTCCGGGGGTTGGAGGAGGGATTTGTCAAGTTTCGTCAACGTTATATAATGCGCACCTTTTGGCGGGTATTACGGCAACGGAACGTCGAAACCATAGTTTGCCGGTGAGTTATGTTCCATTAGGACAAGATGCGACCATGGTAGATTATTCGGTGGATTTAAAATTTATTAATATGCTCGATTATCCGATTTATATTTATGCGTACGCGGCTTATGGGAGCTTGACCGTTGAGCTTTGGTCGAATGCTGATGCATTACATGGGATTCGTTATGAGCCAAAGACGGT